A region of bacterium DNA encodes the following proteins:
- a CDS encoding DinB family protein translates to MVNWKEMLRGSFEYEYAVAEKLMDMVSDDELNWKPATGTNWMTVGQVLHHMTNACGFCVKGFCTGDWGMPADFDPSKASEEDMLPPAEKMPTVTSVAEAKKLLAEDKKLAFEMLDANPEERFATEIAKAPWDQMECKLGERCMQMSNHLMQHKGQLFYYLKLMGKPVNTMHLWGA, encoded by the coding sequence ATGGTCAACTGGAAAGAAATGCTACGCGGAAGCTTCGAGTACGAATACGCGGTAGCAGAAAAGTTAATGGATATGGTGAGCGACGACGAACTCAATTGGAAACCGGCAACGGGAACGAATTGGATGACAGTCGGACAAGTTTTGCATCACATGACGAATGCTTGCGGATTCTGTGTGAAAGGCTTCTGTACGGGCGATTGGGGCATGCCGGCGGATTTCGATCCGAGTAAGGCAAGCGAAGAAGATATGCTGCCCCCGGCGGAGAAAATGCCAACGGTAACCAGTGTCGCCGAAGCAAAGAAACTACTCGCCGAGGATAAAAAGTTAGCGTTTGAGATGCTCGATGCCAATCCGGAAGAGCGGTTCGCCACCGAAATCGCCAAAGCACCGTGGGATCAAATGGAGTGTAAGCTGGGTGAGCGTTGTATGCAGATGTCGAATCATCTGATGCAACATAAAGGCCAACTCTTCTACTACCTGAAACTGATGGGCAAACCGGTCAATACGATGCACCTCTGGGGCGCGTAA
- a CDS encoding M48 family metalloprotease, with amino-acid sequence MKQAHWLLLCLLGTLTAPVVYAVYTPEQFMQLISKEMGGKRYHLASQYSGAGADKLQAVISSFQPRGYLRNYPVYVMESSDWNAFATSGSCSPDLICVLTGLLTEVKSSDELAAVVAHELVHNYE; translated from the coding sequence ATGAAGCAAGCCCACTGGTTATTATTGTGCCTCCTCGGTACCCTGACCGCGCCTGTCGTTTACGCGGTGTACACCCCAGAACAGTTTATGCAACTCATCTCCAAGGAGATGGGCGGGAAACGCTACCACCTTGCCTCACAGTACTCCGGCGCTGGAGCGGATAAACTGCAAGCGGTGATCTCCTCATTTCAACCACGCGGCTACTTACGCAACTATCCGGTCTATGTCATGGAGTCGTCCGATTGGAATGCGTTTGCCACCTCAGGCAGTTGTTCGCCCGATCTGATTTGCGTATTGACGGGATTACTCACCGAAGTGAAATCCTCCGACGAACTTGCCGCGGTGGTCGCGCATGAGTTGGTTCACAATTATGAGC
- a CDS encoding citrate lyase subunit alpha (citrate-ACP transferase, the alpha subunit catalyzes the formation of (3S)-citryl-CoA from acetyl-CoA and citrate), with the protein MITNSANRPVPEIVNGIESVPFQGVGKYQPTGRKAAPPIRSCQNYPLDGNKIVPSLRDALIKCGLRDGMTISSHHHFRNGDLIMNQVFDIAAELGVKGLRWFPSAAFPCHAPMIRHLESGVIHHIEGSLNGPLGRYVSEGKMLPSMAVLRSHGGRWQAVQDGEVHIDIAIIAAPTADPMGNATGDRGPSACGLLGFGLVDSEYADHSIVVTDNLVPFPCIPWQIHGQNIDCVVVLDKVGEPSKIVSGTTQLTKSPDRLYLAELTAKFVEAAGILRDGFSFQAGAGGTSLAFAIYLKEMMIRKQIKARFVRGGSTKYLVEMLEMGLTDYILDGQTFDLDGVRSMRENPGHVNTSPFTSYNWHGKGNFASLIDVVVLGATEVDLNFNANVVTHSDGQMLHGIGGWQNCLFSKCTILPIPAFRDRIPVIVDRVTTLCGPGELIDVIITERGIAINPLRQDLIDATKNSGLPLRTIASLKEEIDDLCGGAPAKPEITNDAIGVVKWVDGTIIDTIFRPVYLPPIGGASDGGGGE; encoded by the coding sequence ATGATTACGAATTCCGCAAATCGCCCCGTCCCGGAAATTGTGAATGGTATCGAGAGTGTTCCATTCCAAGGGGTCGGGAAGTATCAACCGACGGGACGCAAAGCCGCGCCACCGATTCGGTCATGTCAAAATTATCCGCTCGACGGCAACAAGATCGTTCCGTCGTTGCGCGATGCACTCATCAAGTGCGGGCTGCGCGATGGGATGACGATTTCCTCGCACCACCATTTCCGCAACGGCGACTTGATCATGAATCAAGTGTTCGATATCGCCGCAGAGCTGGGTGTGAAGGGTCTGCGTTGGTTCCCCTCGGCGGCGTTTCCGTGCCATGCGCCGATGATTCGCCATCTCGAATCGGGCGTCATTCACCACATCGAAGGTTCGCTCAACGGGCCGCTCGGACGGTACGTTTCCGAAGGGAAAATGCTCCCGAGTATGGCAGTATTGCGCAGTCACGGCGGACGTTGGCAAGCGGTACAGGACGGCGAAGTCCATATCGACATCGCCATTATCGCCGCACCGACTGCCGACCCGATGGGGAATGCCACCGGCGACCGTGGTCCCTCGGCATGCGGGTTGCTCGGTTTCGGTCTCGTCGATTCCGAATATGCCGATCATTCGATTGTCGTTACCGATAATCTCGTCCCGTTCCCCTGTATCCCATGGCAGATTCACGGACAGAATATCGATTGCGTCGTCGTGCTCGATAAAGTCGGCGAACCGTCGAAAATCGTCAGCGGTACCACTCAACTTACGAAGTCGCCCGACCGCCTCTATCTCGCCGAATTGACAGCGAAATTCGTCGAAGCGGCGGGAATCCTGCGCGACGGTTTTTCATTCCAAGCCGGCGCCGGCGGCACTTCGCTCGCCTTTGCGATTTATCTCAAAGAGATGATGATTCGCAAGCAGATAAAAGCGCGCTTCGTCCGCGGTGGTTCGACCAAGTACCTCGTCGAAATGCTCGAAATGGGACTCACCGATTACATCCTCGATGGACAAACCTTCGATCTTGACGGCGTTCGCTCGATGCGCGAAAATCCCGGCCACGTCAATACGTCGCCGTTCACTTCGTACAATTGGCACGGTAAAGGAAACTTCGCCTCGCTAATCGATGTGGTGGTACTCGGCGCGACCGAAGTCGATCTCAACTTCAATGCGAATGTCGTTACGCATAGCGACGGTCAAATGCTGCACGGCATCGGTGGCTGGCAGAATTGCCTCTTCTCGAAATGCACAATTCTACCGATTCCCGCATTCCGCGACCGCATTCCGGTGATTGTGGATCGGGTAACGACATTGTGCGGTCCCGGGGAACTCATCGATGTGATTATCACCGAGCGCGGGATTGCGATCAATCCATTGCGACAGGATCTCATCGATGCGACCAAAAACAGTGGACTACCATTGCGCACAATTGCATCGCTAAAGGAAGAAATCGACGATCTCTGCGGCGGCGCGCCGGCAAAACCGGAAATCACTAACGATGCGATTGGGGTGGTGAAGTGGGTCGATGGGACAATCATCGATACCATTTTTCGTCCGGTCTATCTTCCTCCCATCGGCGGTGCATCAGATGGTGGCGGCGGCGAGTAA
- a CDS encoding cysteine hydrolase, whose translation MLERSALLVIDVQNVYCTPDSKLYIDNHREIVTQINRLIEIYEKRHQPVIYIRHALPADGDTGRMFDFTGTPRVSAFIEGSSAVDYPPHLKLLPNRLEITKHRYSSFVGTGLQTMLTALQIDSVTITGFMTNICCESTARHAHDLDYYVYFVNDAVSCPDFPATPRELVHHATLHALSLGFAVVQTTQEILATVKEVS comes from the coding sequence ATGTTAGAGCGCAGCGCACTCCTCGTTATCGATGTACAGAATGTTTATTGCACTCCCGATAGCAAACTATACATCGACAACCATCGGGAAATAGTCACGCAGATCAACCGGCTGATTGAAATCTACGAGAAGCGTCATCAGCCGGTGATATACATTCGTCATGCACTTCCCGCCGATGGTGATACCGGCCGGATGTTTGATTTTACAGGCACGCCGCGGGTGAGCGCATTTATCGAAGGATCGTCTGCGGTCGATTATCCGCCGCATCTAAAACTACTGCCGAATCGGTTGGAAATCACGAAGCATCGCTACTCGTCGTTTGTCGGAACGGGCTTGCAAACGATGTTGACTGCGCTGCAAATCGATTCCGTAACGATCACCGGATTCATGACGAACATCTGTTGCGAATCGACTGCACGCCATGCCCACGATCTCGACTATTACGTCTACTTTGTGAACGATGCGGTGAGTTGTCCCGACTTCCCGGCAACGCCGCGCGAGCTTGTCCATCATGCGACATTACACGCACTATCATTGGGATTTGCAGTCGTACAAACCACGCAAGAAATCCTCGCGACTGTGAAGGAAGTGTCTTAA